The Cryptomeria japonica unplaced genomic scaffold, Sugi_1.0 HiC_scaffold_753, whole genome shotgun sequence genome includes a window with the following:
- the LOC131872741 gene encoding uncharacterized protein LOC131872741: MSEIDKLKFSQIADEDTRRLNANPYIPPENVEDKVIERDPNLPDLAHSAFFYFYEDERDKVKAKLPADKLGIAIPKHISKEITERWAAMSLAEKARYEELAANDLTRCEEEMAIYREKRAKSRLEQGDNKKATQE, encoded by the coding sequence atgagtgAAATTGATAAGTTGAAGTTTTCTCAAATAGCTGATGAAGACACGAGGCGCCTCAATGCCAATCCGTATATTCCTCCTGAAAACGTTGAAGATAAGGTCATCGAAAGGGATCCAAACCTACCTGATTTGGCGCACTCGGCTTTCTTCTATTTTTACGAAGACGAGAGGGACAAAGTAAAAGCCAAATTACCTGCCGATAAACTGGGCATCGCAATCCCAAAACATATATCGAAAGAGATAACTGAACGCTGGGCAGCTATGAGTTTAGCGGAGAAAGCCAGATACGAAGAGCTTGCCGCGAATGACTTGACTCGTTGTGAAGAGGAAATGGCTATCTACAGGGAAAAGAGAGCCAAATCTAGATTAGAACAAGGCGATAATAAGAAGGCTACACAAGAATAA
- the LOC131872742 gene encoding uncharacterized protein LOC131872742 — MAQRSQNQITELPESDLIECEQGKSILNMSDPARRVKTSAYSYYIKEAAEDYKKEHPNEEIAFAEFSKKCAETWKKMSEIDKLKFSQIADEDTRRLNANPYIPPENVEDKVIDRDPNLPDLAHSAFFYFYEDERDKESCHFDASLLGAQSISGASSRSARTAAAALALRTGSLYSIYCPLGAGRKRPGRRGKRPELSC, encoded by the exons ATGGCTCAG AGGTCACAAAATCAGATCACAGAACTACCCGAAAGTGACTTGATAGAGTGCGAACAAGGtaaaagtattctaaacatgtcTGATCCAGCTCGGCGCGTTAAAACTTCGGCATACTCTTACTATATCAAAGAGGCTGCAGAAGATTACAAGAAAGAGCATCCCAATGAAGAAATAGCATTTGCAGAATTTTCCAAAAAATGCGCAGagacatggaagaagatgagtgAAATTGATAAGTTGAAGTTTTCTCAAATAGCTGATGAAGACACGAGGCGCCTCAATGCCAATCCGTATATTCCTCCTGAAAACGTTGAAGATAAGGTCATCGATAGGGATCCAAACCTACCTGATTTGGCGCACTCGGCTTTCTTCTATTTTTACGAAGACGAGAGGGACAAA GAAAGCTGCCACTTTGATGCATCTCTGCTTGGAGCGCAATCAATCTCAGGCGCCAGCTCCAGAAGCGCGCGGACAGCGGCCGCGGCGCTAGCTCTTCGAACTGGGAGCCTCTATTCAATTTATTGTCCCCTTGGCGCCGGCCGGAAAAGGCCAGGGCGGCGAGGAAAGCGGCCAGAATTGAGCTGCTGA
- the LOC131872740 gene encoding uncharacterized protein LOC131872740, which yields MAKQRFDLYIENSMSDETSSLVLMRFPAMQSQFENPEDMIKLSVKPKSLKFKLETLLDQDTNNYCHEQASELLRKSNPKSFASGKVDRNFWSSTKVSVDDGQLFVCKIVDERVVCRPISHLFTMRSDFSHFDLKDEVDPKEEARPISVKFAAPDRPNVFQKSQLNNQETDDPSDDYRVLSYKPAKSEESYDQRITLFGRNKLKVEPDIDAGLEDKKPDIVFLPDIKPKIEKIDQDIYSSEVVNSQQSPRKSVQIRERVKDCLLKAKLVSFEEVYQFVKGYNRYVSDDVQVSNKDLLDSLNELAILVQGNWAVKSEVLYGDSSERNSTSVTGISINLFIAARDYLLWLFNQERLVSRLEYSKRVRIPDYDVIELFNQLSIFKRDLLKWELKLPTDTRFLKQFPEVVQRQANFWKVRRNNELSIFHS from the coding sequence ATGGCCAAACAGCGTTTTGACCTCTATATTGAGAATAGCATGTCGGACGAGACAAGCTCTCTCGTTCTGATGAGATTTCCAGCAATGCAATCGCAGTTCGAAAATCCAGAAGATATGATCAAACTCAGTGTGAAACCCAAGAGTTTAAAATTTAAACTAGAAACATTACTAGACCAGGACACAAATAACTACTGCCACGAGCAAGCCTCTGAGCTTTTACGAAAGTCCAATCCGAAATCCTTTGCTTCAGGGAAGGTGGACAGAAATTTTTGGTCTTCGACTAAAGTTTCTGTTGATGATGGACAACTTTTTGTATGTAAAATTGTCGATGAAAGAGTAGTTTGTCGTCCTATATCACACTTGTTCACAATGCGCTCTGATTTCAGTCATTTTGACCTCAAAGacgaggttgatcctaaggaaGAAGCAAGGCCCATTTCAGTGAAATTTGCTGCACCTGATAGACCAAACGTTTTCCAAAAGAGCCAATTAAACAATCAAGAGACTGATGACCCATCAGACGATTATAGAGTTTTGAGTTACAAACCAGCCAAAAGTGAGGAATCGTACGACCAGAGGATAACGTTATTTGGCAGAAATAAGCTTAAAGTTGAGCCGGATATTGATGCGGGATTAGAGGACAAGAAGCCTGATATTGTTTTTCTGCCGGATATTAAACCCAAAATTGAAAAAATAGATCAAGATATCTACTCAAGCGAGGTGGTGAACTCACAGCAATCTCCCAGAAAATCAGTTCAGATCAGGGAGCGAGTCAAAGATTGTTTGCTCAAAGCAAAATTGGTGAGCTTTGAAGAAGTTTATCAATTTGTTAAAGGTTACAACCGATATGTTTCTGATGATGTTCAAGTGAGTAACAAAGATCTATTAGACAGCTTAAATGAGCTAGCTATTCTCGTACAAGGTAACTGGGCTGTGAAGAGTGAGGTATTATATGGCGACTCTAGTGAGAGGAATAGCACAAGTGTGACCGGTATATCCATAAATCTGTTCATAGCTGCTCGTGACTATTTATTGTGGTTGTTCAATCAAGAGAGGCTTGTAAGTAGACTAGAATATAGCAAACGAGTTAGGATACCTGATTATGATGTCATTGAACTTTTCAATCAATTGTCAATTTTCAAGAGGGATCTTCTAAAATGGGAGCTCAAACTCCCAACTGATACTAGATTCCTCAAACAATTCCCAGAAGTAGTACAGAGACAAGCCAACTTCTGGAAAGTTCGGCGGAATAATGAATTGAGtatattccattcttga
- the LOC131872737 gene encoding uncharacterized protein LOC131872737, with protein sequence MNTCELLLNTLKAAGDNQLVEDHQNLVAMTAEVSDKRFELRNLEQSCKENEANVQRLESDVQKLRQREELIKEKTICSEKIYFAKYQEAKFRCDEAKAGCDTLKEELTSIKNKSEPFRLSVEFYKNEEVKMRQAFTKSVEKVKTALNLTETVKSSIEERKVDCQKEYSKFREKQSEENKRENAIRLKQQELDAFEAKLHDLRDVDCSRQIAQVQNALDEVTSERKLLQKKKAELEEISRNQVTKINDIQREHESIRAVDQKKIFLLRQRNNNAYRVLEWLGMNKDKFKQKIYQPIMSEINVKDHKYNSIIEAAIPRQELSAFVCQTTEDLLTFTRLVRDQLKISFNVILAPDKSMDAQFRRDSEILPDLREFGVKAYLKDLIDAPEPIMRYLCGTYNFHRIPVADNCSESQLKELLTKCNKFLCWESTIFCAQSDTTRLQAAIKKKQDEVETFKSLLNTALAIAQEKIKGFKPDGTLSRSTQTRFNTISQNSVDELACKLDDLVIRIQGIYQDSNNTLLNEFNRLNEQLKDKRFKLTELKTSIEEIDLKLETIKKNWLPKLQEVIKSININYGEFMKKLSYGGEVRLDFNEDQPNNFAAYGIMILVKYRDKESLIPLSSTRQSGGERSVATMIYMLALQAKTSVPFRCVDEINQGMDKENERKVFELLVSTADSSSSQYFLVSPKLLNNLPYSEKMKIHVVFNGKKLGLSWDDI encoded by the exons ATGAACACTTGTGAATTACTACTCAATACTCTGAAGGCAGCAGGAGACAATCAATTAGTAGAAGATCATCAAAATTTAGTTGCCATGACCGCGGAAGTATCTGATAAACGTTTTGAACTGAGAAATCTCGAACAGTCTTGTAAGGAAAACGAGGCTAACGTACAGCGTCTAGAATCAGATGTCCAAAAGCTCCGGCAACGAGAGGAGCTAATAAAAGAGAAAACCATCTGCAGCGAAAAGATATATTTTGCCAAATATCAAGAAGCTAAGTTCAGGTGCGATGAAGCTAAGGCAGGCTGTGATACTCTAAAGGAAGAGTTAACTTCCATCAAGAACAAAAGTGAACCATTCAGATTGTCTGTTGAGTTTTACAAAAACGAAGAGGTCAAAATGCGACAAGCATTCACTAAATCAGTAGAAAAGGTGAAAACAGCTCTAAATTTAACCGAGACAGTCAAGTCGTCAATAGAAGAACGTAAAGTGGACTGTCAAAAAGAATACTCCAAATTTAGAGAGAAACAATCCGAAGAGAATAAACGTGAGAATGCTATCAGATTGAAACAGCAAGAATTAGACGCCTTTGAAGCCAAACTTCATGACTTGAGAGATGTTGATTGCTCAAGACAGATTGCTCAAGTGCAGAATGCCTTAGATGAGGTGACGTCTGAAAGAAAACTGTTACAAAAAAAGAAAGCAGAGCTAGAGGAGATATCTCGAAATCaagtgacaaaaatcaatgacatcCAGCGAGAACACGAATCCATAAGGGCAGTGGACCAGAAAAAAATCTTTCTCTTGCGACAAAGAAACAACAACGCTTACAGAGTATTGGAATGGTTGGGGATGAATAAGGACAAGTTTAAGCAAAAGATATATCAACCTATCATGTCCGAAATTAATGTAAAAGATCATAAATATAATAGCATAATAGAAGCCGCAATCCCTAGGCAGGAATTGTCGGCTTTTGTCTGCCAAACAACTGAAGACCTATTGACGTTCACTAGGTTAGTCCGCGACCAACTAAAGATCTCATTCAATGTGATTCTAGCTCCTGATAAGTCGATGGATGCTCAATTTAGACGCGATTCGGAAATATTGCCTGATCTCAGAGAATTCGGAGTTAAAGCCTACCTCAAGGATCTCATCGACGCTCCAGAACCCATAATGCGCTATCTATGCGGCACTTACAACTTTCATCGCATACCAGTTGCTGACAATTGCTCGGAGTCGCAACTCAAAGAATTGCTGACAAAATGTAACAAATTTTTATGTTGGGAATCAACTATATTCT GTGCTCAGAGTGATACAACTCGCTTACAAGCAGCCATAAAGAAGAAACAAGATGAAGTGGAGACTTTCAAATCGCTACTAAACACGGCGCTTGCTATCGCTCAAGAAAAGATAAAAGGTTTCAAACCTGATGGAACCTTGTCTCGCTCTACTCAGACGAGATTCAACACGATAAGCCAGAACAGTGTTGATGAGTTGGCCTGTAAATTGGATGATCTGGTGATACGAATACAGGGGATATATCAGGATTCCAATAACACACTGCTGAACGAATTCAACCGACTCAATGAGCAGCTTAAAGACAAGCGTTTCAAACTAACCGAATTAAAGACTTCAATCGAAGAGATTGATCTCAAACTTGAGACTATCAAGAAGAATTGGTTACCCAAGTTGCAAGAGGTGATAAAAAGCATCAATATAAACTATGGGGAGTTTATGAAAAAATTGAGCTATGGTGGCGAGGTGAGATTGGATTTTAATGAAGACCAACCCAATAATTTCGCTGCTTATGGAATTATGATCCTGGTTAAATATCGAGACAAAGAATCTCTGATACCTTTGTCCTCAACGAGGCAGAGTGGTGGTGAGCGCAGTGTGGCAACTATGATCTATATGCTCGCGCTACAGGCAAAAACAAGCGTACCATTTAGATGTGTTGACGAAATCAATCAAGGAATGGATAAAGAAAACGAGAGAAAGGTATTCGAGTTGCTCGTCAGCACTGCTGATTCAAGTTCGTCTCAATATTTTCTAGTTTCGCCTAAACTACTCAATAATCTGCCTTACAGCGAGAAGATGAAGATACATGTAGTCTTCAACGGCAAAAAACTAGGTTTATCTTGGGATGATATCTAG
- the LOC131872738 gene encoding uncharacterized protein LOC131872738: MQLQSDKSHRLEEIKTQFRAREGYYRLMNSPDYSQRSQRAMGFSTGTTNSNSSTTSNEKTCIKISLVTINEYNNDIVAGLQLPNSNSARDKKICFNVGRELFVYNYDGVRTGPDASNPIYKRSYKGSSPTCHDFNQATATSASIPLLVGFSHGQLQLIDLNGSEDQEACKEFNVDRLIDKTQVTCVKWLPNSSSLFLVAHASGQLYLYKDDLPCGPAAPTYQLYKQSEGVTIYTCKTKTTRNPIYKWSIGVHCSLNEFAFSPCAKYLACVSQDGFLRVYCYDTMDLVGRARSYYGGLSCVCWSPDGKYVVTGGEDDLITVWSFVERRVVARGIGHRSWVSVVAFDSFYTGYDLKDRDSSSPASTSYRFGSVGQDTQICLWDLTEDLLKQPRAKLKINSISGATSAVNLTGLSNNMHNNDGELSQNHLNQKLSENISRNDTSDNLGDVTTDLSNPKDNSVSSAVGFLSNKGSGFTKTFSLVGKRDKRNLSQRNSNKNQNSRNNSNILNNNSKRLVDDPNKLMGSPICPRMNEVPLLEPSVCKKIAFERLTSLIFCKGGFITSCQAGYVFSWARPSRRSLRISPGQSNEELRVIDVGTSSVV; the protein is encoded by the exons ATGCAACTGCAATCAGACAAATCTCATCGTCTCGAGGAGATCAAGACCCAGTTTAGAGCAAGAGAAGGCTACTACAGGCTCATGAACTCGCCTGATTACTCACAACGGTCTCAAAGAGCTATGGGTTTTAGCACTGGTACAACTAACAGTAATTCCTCTACTACTAGCAATGAGAAGACATGTATCAAGATCTCACTAGTGACAATAAATGAATATAATAATGACATTGTAGCAGGCCTTCAACTGCCCAACTCGAACA GTGCTCGTgataagaagatttgtttcaatGTTGGACGTGAGCTTTTTGTTTACAATTATGATGGAGTCCGCACTGGACCAGATGCCAGCAATCCCATCTACAAACGGTCTTACAAAGGATCATCACCAACCTGCCACGATTTTAATCAAGCTACTGCCACTTCTGCATCAATACCGCTCCTCGTGGGATTTTCGCACGGTCAGTTACAATTGATTGACTTGAATGGGTCTGAAGATCAGGAGGCATGCAAAGAGTTTAACGTTGATAGACTTATCGATAAAACTCAAGTGACTTGTGTCAAATGGTTACCTAACTCCTCAAGTCTTTTTCTTGTTGCTCATGCAAGTGGGCAATTATATTTGTACAAAGATGATTTGCCTTGTGGACCAGCAGCACCAACATACCAGCTATACAAGCAATCAGAAGGAGTAACGATTTATACCTGCAAGACTAAAACAACTAGAAATCCCATTTACAAGTGGAGTATAGGAGTACA TTGTTCTTTAAATGAATTTGCTTTCTCGCCTTGTGCAAAATATTTAGCCTGTGTCTCTCAGGATGGTTTCTTGAGAGTTTATTGTTATGACACAATGGATCTTGTGGGAAGAGCTAGAAGTTATTACGGTGGTCTTTCCTGCGTTTGTTGGAGTCCTGATGGAAAATATGTGGTCACGGGAGGTGAGGATGATCTTATCACAGTTTGGTCATTTGTGGAGCGACGAGTTGTTGCCCGTGGAATAGGTCACAGATCTTGGGTGTCAGTAGTAGCTTTTGATTCCTTCTATACAGGTTATGATCTCAAAGAC CGTGATTCCAGCTCGCCGGCGTCAACCTCTTATCGCTTCGGTTCGGTTGGACAAGACACCCAAATTTGTTTATGGGACTTGACTGAGGACTTGTTGAAGCAACCAAGAGCTAAATTAAAGATCAACTCCATCAGTGGCGCCACTAGTGCAGTGAACCTTACTGGATTATCAAATAATATGCACAATAACGATGGTGAGCTGTCACAGAACCATTTAAATCAGAAATTATCTGAGAATATTTCGCGAAACGATACCTCGGATAATCTTGGCGATGTGACAACCGACTTGTCAAACCCAAAAGACAACAGTGTCTCGTCAGCCGTCGGTTTTCTATCCAACAAGGGCAGTGGATTTACAAAAACTTTTAGTCTTGTCGGAAAACGAGACAAGCGCAACTTGAGTCAACGCAACTCCAACAAAAATCAAAACTCTAGAAATAACTCCAACATTCTCAACAACAACTCAAAGAGACTAGTCGACGACCCTAATAAGCTTATGGGCAGCCCTATCTGTCCAAGAATGAACGAAGTGCCCTTATTAGAGCCATCGGTGTGCAAAAAAATAGCCTTTGAGCGATTGACCTCTCTCATCTTCTGCAAAGGAGGCTTCATAACATCATGTCAAGCGGGTTATGTATTCTCTTGGGCTCGACCGTCTCGTCGTTCACTGAGAATAAGTCCAGGACAAAGCAATGAGGAATTACGCGTCATTGACGTTGGAACGAGTTCAGTCGTGTGA
- the LOC131872739 gene encoding uncharacterized protein LOC131872739: MESNPEVMNSFFRKVGVKPHMNVVDVLGFDDELLQMVEGKVEGLLLCYPIKEGTNLKVDEDAKSRLYFMRQTIRNACATMALIHLLANQCTDDDFESNSSMKEFIRESKQLEPEVKANKFESCETIATAHEKASVEGQTEAPAASESVEYHFISIIHNNNTIYEMDGRKQGPINHGPH; this comes from the coding sequence ATGGAATCCAATCCAGAAGTTATGAACTCCTTCTTCCGAAAAGTTGGAGTCAAACCTCACATGAATGTCGTTGATGTTCTTGGGTTTGACGATGAACTCTTGCAGATGGTGGAGGGTAAAGTTGAGGGTTTGTTATTGTGTTACCCCATTAAAGAAGGCACTAACCTCAAAGTCGATGAGGATGCTAAGAGTAGACTTTACTTCATGCGTCAGACTATTCGCAATGCATGTGCTACTATGGCTCTCATACACCTGCTGGCGAATCAATGCACCGATGATGACTTTGAATCGAATTCGTCCATGAAAGAGTTCATTAGAGAATCTAAACAGCTCGAACCAGAAGTTAAAGCAAATAAGTTTGAATCGTGTGAAACAATAGCTACTGCTCATGAGAAGGCGAGTGTGGAAGGTCAAACAGAAGCACCTGCTGCTTCTGAATCAGTGGAGTACCATTTTATCAGTATCATACACAACAATAACACAATCTATGAGATGGACGGGCGTAAACAAGGTCCAATCAATCACGGCCCCCACTAA